From one Micromonospora siamensis genomic stretch:
- a CDS encoding sensor histidine kinase produces the protein MATTAVPPGRLRRRLVVAFVLVAGVSAGVLAIGSYLLLRQARLDGSVQRAAADTRYELVLAAQFVPLTDARRADLLASFAGSGRQVLLVDDDNGPAAGPGPTPGPPLRSAVTAGQLGYERRRDHGRQLLLVGGRIPGSTAQLYSVTVEDDLVADLHQLRVALGVGWAATALLAAAVGHTLARRTLEPVGRASRAARAVAEGLLDTRLPVRGRDEFSDWSAAFNEMAAALQAKIEELSRAQARERRFTADVTHELRTPVTALVVAASLLREHLDALPAEARREAELLVTDVVRLRRLVEELMEISRLDAGRETLEARPVDVPALLRAIVDGRGWRDRVTVAGAGRRFVAHTDPRRLERVLANLVGNAVEHGTGERRATVRRDGDLLVVTVTDQGPGIPADHLPHLFDRFYKANPARAGAGSGLGLAIARENARLLGARLTVSSEVGVGTGFRLELPIDPDGGDR, from the coding sequence ATGGCCACCACCGCCGTCCCGCCGGGCCGCCTGCGCCGGCGGCTGGTGGTGGCCTTCGTGCTGGTCGCCGGGGTGTCGGCCGGGGTGCTGGCCATCGGGTCGTACCTGCTGCTGCGGCAGGCGCGCCTCGACGGCTCGGTGCAGCGGGCCGCCGCCGACACCCGCTACGAGCTGGTGCTGGCCGCGCAGTTCGTGCCGCTGACCGACGCCCGCCGCGCCGACCTGCTGGCCAGCTTCGCCGGCAGCGGCCGGCAGGTGCTGCTCGTCGACGACGACAACGGCCCGGCCGCCGGCCCGGGCCCGACGCCGGGGCCGCCCTTGCGGTCCGCGGTCACGGCCGGTCAGCTGGGGTACGAACGCCGCCGCGACCACGGGCGGCAGCTGCTGCTGGTGGGCGGCCGGATCCCAGGCTCGACCGCGCAGCTGTACTCGGTCACCGTCGAGGACGACCTCGTGGCCGACCTGCACCAGTTGCGCGTGGCGCTCGGCGTGGGCTGGGCGGCGACGGCGCTGCTCGCCGCCGCTGTCGGGCACACCCTGGCCCGGCGCACGTTGGAGCCGGTGGGCCGGGCCAGCCGCGCCGCCCGGGCAGTAGCCGAGGGCCTGCTCGACACCCGCCTGCCGGTACGCGGCCGGGACGAGTTCAGCGACTGGTCCGCCGCGTTCAACGAGATGGCGGCGGCGTTGCAGGCGAAGATCGAGGAGCTGTCCCGGGCACAGGCGAGGGAGCGGCGGTTCACCGCCGACGTGACGCACGAGCTGCGTACCCCGGTGACCGCCCTGGTGGTCGCGGCCTCGCTGCTGCGCGAGCACCTGGACGCGCTGCCCGCCGAGGCCCGTCGGGAAGCTGAGCTGCTGGTCACCGACGTGGTCCGGCTGCGTCGGCTGGTCGAGGAGCTGATGGAGATCTCCCGGTTGGACGCCGGCCGGGAGACCCTGGAAGCCCGACCGGTGGACGTGCCCGCCCTGCTGCGCGCGATCGTCGACGGCCGGGGCTGGCGGGACCGGGTGACCGTCGCGGGCGCGGGCCGGCGGTTCGTGGCGCACACCGATCCGCGTCGGCTGGAGCGGGTGCTGGCGAACCTGGTCGGCAACGCCGTCGAGCACGGCACCGGCGAACGGCGGGCAACCGTGCGCCGGGACGGCGACCTGCTGGTCGTGACGGTGACCGATCAGGGGCCGGGCATCCCCGCCGATCACCTGCCGCACCTGTTCGACCGCTTCTACAAGGCCAACCCGGCCCGGGCGGGCGCGGGCAGCGGGCTGGGCCTGGCCATCGCCCGGGAGAACGCCCGGCTGCTGGGCGCCCGGCTGACGGTAAGCAGCGAGGTCGGTGTGGGCACCGGGTTCCGGCTGGAGCTGCCAATCGACCCGGACGGGGGTGACCGATGA
- a CDS encoding RNA ligase RtcB family protein, with amino-acid sequence MSAYPTLPGSAASVTVFASPTSWIESDAVDQCRQVAALPGMVHVAGMPDLHPGKGAPIGAAMTSTVLYPLLVGSDIGCGIAVFPIRLKRAVPERLAARFPDLDRALHPERDADDPAWAVVEGDVPAGHLDGLGTVGRGNHFVELARIGTVLDPSHAQRLGLETGDLVLVVHSGSRGLGERILRDHTEVHGAGPAPDPAAYLTRHDEAVRWGALNRRVLAARVAYAIGAEPTAPVVDQCHNLVEVRDGHYLHRKGAAPGDGRDVLVAGTRGTPSYLVAAHAGSAANHSVAHGAGRKMSRADALRRGRAKHTVEELRRTPLGSVVVCGERQLLFEEAPTAYKRIEQVIGDLVDHGLATPVATTVPLVTYKTPDAAPGSRPDRRPGRR; translated from the coding sequence TTGTCCGCGTACCCCACGCTGCCCGGATCCGCCGCCAGTGTCACCGTGTTCGCCTCCCCCACCAGTTGGATCGAGTCCGACGCCGTCGACCAGTGCCGGCAGGTGGCCGCCCTGCCCGGCATGGTCCACGTGGCCGGCATGCCGGACCTGCACCCCGGCAAGGGCGCCCCGATCGGCGCCGCGATGACCTCGACCGTGCTCTACCCGCTGTTGGTCGGCTCCGACATCGGTTGCGGCATCGCCGTGTTCCCGATCCGGCTCAAGCGGGCCGTCCCGGAGCGACTCGCCGCCCGGTTCCCCGACCTGGACCGGGCCCTGCACCCGGAACGGGACGCCGACGACCCGGCCTGGGCCGTCGTCGAGGGCGACGTGCCCGCCGGTCACCTCGACGGGCTGGGGACGGTCGGTCGTGGCAACCACTTCGTCGAGCTGGCCCGGATCGGCACTGTCCTCGACCCGTCGCACGCGCAGCGACTCGGCCTGGAGACCGGAGACCTCGTGCTCGTCGTCCACAGTGGCTCCAGGGGCCTCGGTGAGCGGATCCTGCGCGACCACACCGAGGTTCACGGCGCGGGCCCCGCCCCCGATCCGGCCGCCTACCTGACCCGGCACGACGAGGCCGTACGGTGGGGTGCGCTGAACCGGCGGGTGCTGGCCGCCCGCGTCGCGTACGCCATCGGGGCGGAGCCCACCGCCCCGGTCGTCGACCAGTGCCACAACCTGGTCGAGGTACGCGACGGGCACTACCTGCACCGCAAGGGCGCGGCGCCGGGTGACGGCCGGGACGTGCTGGTCGCCGGCACCCGGGGCACACCGTCCTACCTGGTCGCCGCCCACGCCGGGTCGGCGGCGAACCACTCGGTGGCGCACGGCGCCGGGCGCAAGATGTCCCGCGCCGACGCCCTGCGCCGGGGTCGGGCCAAGCACACCGTCGAGGAGCTGCGCCGCACCCCGCTCGGGTCGGTGGTGGTGTGCGGCGAGCGGCAACTGCTGTTCGAGGAGGCGCCGACGGCGTACAAGCGGATCGAGCAGGTGATCGGCGATCTGGTCGACCACGGTCTGGCCACCCCGGTGGCCACCACCGTTCCGCTGGTCACCTACAAGACGCCCGACGCCGCTCCCGGGTCGCGGCCGGACCGGCGGCCGGGGCGGCGATGA
- a CDS encoding AMIN-like domain-containing (lipo)protein: protein MRIRRTLLAAALLLAALVAGGPGTASGATAYCGITWGSGAKAAGTLSGAPLVEVRAGQDTCWDRVVFEFDGPVTGYSVAYGETYTEGQGAAMSPYTAGGALISVSLRAPAYDATHLATVPYRVGDHAVNAFGYRTLRDVVFGGSFEGYTTFAVGVRAQLPFRVFVLSGPDSHSRIVLDVAHQWQA, encoded by the coding sequence ATGAGGATCAGAAGGACGCTGCTGGCGGCGGCGCTGCTGCTGGCCGCGCTGGTTGCCGGGGGCCCCGGCACCGCGTCCGGGGCGACGGCGTACTGCGGGATCACCTGGGGCAGCGGGGCGAAGGCGGCCGGCACGCTCAGCGGGGCACCGCTGGTCGAGGTCCGGGCCGGGCAGGACACCTGCTGGGACCGGGTGGTGTTCGAGTTCGACGGGCCGGTGACCGGCTACTCGGTGGCCTACGGCGAGACGTACACCGAGGGGCAGGGGGCGGCGATGTCGCCGTACACCGCCGGAGGGGCGCTGATCAGCGTGTCGCTGCGCGCCCCCGCGTACGACGCCACGCACCTGGCGACCGTGCCGTACCGGGTGGGCGACCACGCGGTGAACGCGTTCGGGTACCGGACCCTGCGCGACGTGGTGTTCGGCGGCAGCTTCGAGGGTTACACCACCTTCGCCGTCGGGGTGCGGGCGCAGCTGCCGTTCCGGGTGTTCGTGCTGTCCGGACCGGACAGCCACAGCCGGATCGTGCTGGACGTCGCCCACCAGTGGCAGGCGTGA
- a CDS encoding DNA glycosylase AlkZ-like family protein: MTVHQLSLADARRIAVRAQLLDAARPAGLVEAVRHLTLLQIDPTAAVAPTADLVSWSRLGPAYAPADLVAALGSRALIELAATIRPAEDLALYRAEMAERRDGPAVGWLARQREWVQANDACRRDILARLTAEGPLPSRRLPDTCAVPWRSTGWTNDQNVIRLLDAMSARGEVAVAGRSGRERLWDLAERVYPDDPVVPPAEALRRRDERRLRALGIARARTTKVPIEPYDVGEAGEPAVVAGVKGQWRVDPAQLGQPFTGRTVLLSPFDRLIHDRRRALELFGFEYGLEMYKPAGKRRWGYYALPILHADRLVGKLDATADRKAGVLRVDAVHQDEPFTAEEADAVDTEIAALASWLRLDVVRQ, encoded by the coding sequence ATGACCGTCCACCAGCTCTCCCTCGCAGACGCCCGTCGCATCGCCGTCCGCGCGCAACTGCTGGACGCGGCGCGGCCGGCCGGGCTGGTCGAGGCGGTGCGGCACCTGACTCTGCTGCAGATCGACCCGACGGCGGCGGTCGCGCCGACGGCCGACCTGGTCTCCTGGAGCCGGCTCGGCCCGGCGTACGCGCCGGCCGACCTGGTCGCGGCGCTGGGAAGCCGTGCGCTGATCGAGCTGGCGGCGACGATCCGACCGGCGGAGGACCTGGCCCTGTACCGGGCCGAGATGGCCGAGCGGCGGGACGGGCCGGCGGTCGGCTGGCTGGCCCGGCAGCGGGAGTGGGTGCAGGCCAACGACGCGTGCCGCCGCGACATCCTCGCCCGGTTGACCGCCGAGGGGCCGCTGCCTTCGCGCCGGCTGCCGGACACCTGTGCGGTGCCATGGCGGTCGACCGGATGGACCAACGACCAGAACGTCATCCGGCTGCTGGACGCGATGTCGGCGCGCGGTGAGGTCGCGGTCGCCGGGCGGTCGGGTCGGGAGCGGCTGTGGGACCTCGCCGAGCGGGTCTACCCCGACGACCCGGTGGTGCCGCCGGCCGAGGCGCTGCGCCGCCGCGACGAGCGCCGGCTCCGCGCGTTGGGCATCGCCCGGGCCCGCACGACCAAGGTGCCGATCGAGCCGTACGACGTCGGCGAGGCCGGCGAGCCGGCCGTGGTGGCGGGCGTCAAGGGGCAGTGGCGGGTCGATCCAGCGCAACTCGGGCAGCCCTTCACCGGGCGTACCGTCCTGCTGTCGCCGTTCGACCGGCTGATCCACGACCGCCGGCGCGCCCTGGAACTCTTCGGCTTCGAGTACGGGCTGGAGATGTACAAGCCCGCCGGCAAGCGGCGGTGGGGCTACTACGCGTTGCCGATACTGCACGCCGACCGCCTGGTCGGCAAGCTCGACGCCACCGCCGACCGGAAGGCGGGCGTGCTGCGGGTGGACGCGGTGCACCAGGACGAGCCGTTCACGGCGGAGGAGGCCGACGCCGTCGACACCGAGATCGCGGCCCTGGCGAGCTGGCTGCGACTCGACGTTGTCCGGCAGTAG
- a CDS encoding HIRAN domain-containing protein, producing the protein MIRPFDLWGQRGWCNQEVVGESNYAKEIRGVLGADFKPYGSEVEKDVRLIPEPTNRFDPHAVRVVHGEQTLGYLPKDQAKVYSPPLTALVNQGWTPQVRARIWGRQDENWDGRRRPQFVGSVALDLADPHMIVPANMPPADLHVMLPQGRAVQVTGEEKHMTHLAQLVSPQGECWIYVTLHQVEQQRARSTRTLVEVRVNGEPAGTLSPATSAEMLPVLAHLSELGMLTAARAVLKGNRVKADVTLNVCKASSLTDAWLDAPPAAEGARPAQQPTTGSPGRDVAPVQQWRFVVPPGWPPPPPGWVPPQGWRPDPSWPPAPDDWQFWVGA; encoded by the coding sequence ATGATCCGACCATTTGACCTGTGGGGCCAGCGAGGCTGGTGCAACCAGGAGGTCGTAGGCGAGTCCAACTACGCCAAGGAAATCCGAGGGGTACTCGGCGCAGACTTCAAGCCGTACGGGTCTGAGGTCGAGAAGGACGTGCGCCTCATCCCGGAGCCCACCAACCGCTTCGACCCGCACGCCGTCAGGGTCGTCCATGGCGAGCAAACCCTTGGGTATCTGCCCAAAGACCAGGCCAAGGTCTACTCGCCGCCCCTCACGGCGCTCGTCAACCAGGGCTGGACCCCCCAGGTTCGAGCCCGCATCTGGGGACGGCAAGACGAAAACTGGGACGGTCGACGCCGACCCCAGTTCGTGGGATCGGTGGCCCTGGACCTCGCTGACCCGCACATGATCGTTCCAGCGAACATGCCGCCAGCCGACCTGCACGTGATGCTTCCCCAAGGCCGCGCCGTCCAGGTGACGGGCGAAGAGAAACACATGACTCACTTGGCTCAGCTGGTGAGTCCTCAGGGCGAGTGCTGGATCTATGTGACGTTGCACCAGGTTGAGCAGCAGCGGGCGCGATCGACGCGAACGCTGGTAGAGGTTCGAGTCAACGGGGAGCCCGCTGGCACCTTGAGCCCAGCGACATCGGCCGAGATGTTGCCGGTACTCGCCCACCTTTCGGAACTTGGCATGTTGACGGCCGCCCGTGCAGTCCTGAAGGGCAACCGGGTCAAGGCCGACGTCACGCTGAACGTGTGCAAGGCCAGCTCGCTGACTGATGCGTGGTTGGATGCGCCGCCAGCGGCTGAGGGAGCCCGGCCGGCACAGCAGCCCACCACAGGAAGTCCCGGGCGCGATGTTGCCCCAGTGCAGCAGTGGCGGTTCGTGGTTCCGCCGGGATGGCCGCCTCCGCCCCCAGGTTGGGTCCCACCCCAGGGTTGGCGTCCCGATCCGTCCTGGCCTCCTGCACCTGATGACTGGCAGTTTTGGGTAGGAGCCTGA
- a CDS encoding cytochrome P450, giving the protein MTVDPTPLVDPRTYLHGVPYDLLAELRAAGPVAWVDEPPLLGLPGGPGFWLVLRHAEVTEVLKQPRVFSSRLGATQVRDPATPDDLAYVRRMMLNMDPPEHGRLRRPVARSFTPRAVAALEASIRANAVALVERVLGEAAEGSFDFARDLAADLPLLTLADVLGVPEPDRWLLYDWSNRVIGFQDPEYAGSAVFDPGAGTAMARQALRHRPAPDAQGRMPDPRTRAGMADLYAYAHLLAESRRRDPGPDVMSVLLAERGDERLSVAEFENMFWLFAVAGNETVRNGLPGAMIALLDHPAELARLRRDPGLFDTAVDELLRWWTPVMVFRRTATRDTEVGGRAVRAGDKVVVSFASANRDGRVFAEPDRLDVGRRPNPHLTFGHGPHFCLGAHLARCQLRSLFEALLARTTDLGYAGEPAYLRSSFQRGVKRLPVRWRRAAERPSLP; this is encoded by the coding sequence GTGACCGTCGACCCGACGCCGCTGGTCGACCCGCGCACCTATCTCCACGGCGTGCCGTACGACCTGCTCGCCGAACTGCGGGCGGCCGGGCCGGTGGCGTGGGTGGACGAGCCGCCGCTGCTGGGGCTGCCCGGCGGCCCGGGCTTCTGGCTGGTGCTCCGGCACGCCGAGGTGACCGAGGTGCTCAAGCAGCCGCGGGTCTTCTCCTCCCGGCTCGGCGCCACCCAGGTCCGTGACCCGGCCACCCCCGACGACCTGGCCTACGTACGCCGGATGATGCTCAACATGGACCCGCCGGAGCACGGCCGGCTGCGCCGCCCGGTGGCCCGCTCCTTCACTCCACGGGCGGTGGCCGCGCTGGAGGCGTCGATCCGCGCCAACGCGGTGGCGCTGGTCGAGCGGGTGCTCGGTGAGGCGGCCGAGGGCAGTTTCGACTTCGCCCGGGACCTGGCCGCCGACCTGCCGCTGCTGACCCTCGCCGACGTGCTCGGCGTGCCGGAGCCGGACCGTTGGCTGCTCTACGACTGGTCGAACCGGGTGATCGGCTTCCAGGATCCCGAGTACGCCGGGTCGGCCGTGTTCGACCCGGGCGCCGGCACCGCCATGGCGCGCCAGGCGCTGCGGCACCGCCCCGCCCCGGACGCGCAGGGGCGGATGCCGGACCCGCGTACCCGGGCCGGGATGGCCGACCTGTACGCGTACGCGCACCTGCTGGCCGAGTCCAGGCGCCGCGACCCGGGGCCGGACGTGATGTCGGTGCTGCTCGCCGAGCGGGGCGACGAGCGGCTGTCGGTGGCCGAGTTCGAGAACATGTTCTGGCTGTTCGCGGTGGCCGGCAACGAGACGGTCCGCAACGGCCTGCCGGGCGCGATGATCGCCCTGCTGGACCACCCGGCCGAGCTGGCCCGGCTTCGCCGCGACCCGGGGCTGTTCGACACGGCGGTCGACGAGCTGCTGCGCTGGTGGACACCCGTGATGGTGTTCCGGCGTACGGCGACGCGGGACACCGAGGTCGGCGGGCGGGCGGTGCGCGCCGGCGACAAGGTGGTGGTGTCGTTCGCGTCGGCGAACCGGGACGGGCGGGTGTTCGCCGAGCCGGACCGGCTGGACGTGGGCCGCCGACCGAACCCGCACCTGACCTTCGGGCACGGGCCGCACTTCTGCCTCGGCGCGCACCTGGCCCGCTGCCAGCTGCGGTCGCTGTTCGAGGCGCTGCTCGCCCGCACGACCGACCTCGGGTACGCGGGCGAGCCGGCCTACCTGCGATCGAGTTTCCAGCGTGGGGTGAAGCGGCTGCCGGTGCGCTGGCGTCGCGCTGCGGAGCGGCCGTCGCTCCCCTAG
- the prfH gene encoding peptide chain release factor H, whose amino-acid sequence MSVHLLLSAGRGPQECAWALARLLRRLEADAARHAVTVHRLETVPGERPGTHRSALLRLDGTGAEAFAAGWTGTLCWQAPSAYRAGVGRKNWYVLARPYEPDAPTTPFSEADVEVVPCRTGGPGGQHRNKASTAVRATHRPSGLVVVVDTERQFSLNRRLAVQRLRERLADGDDAARAALDSARWQVHDDLVRGDPVRVERP is encoded by the coding sequence ATGAGCGTCCACCTGCTGCTGTCGGCCGGACGCGGTCCGCAGGAGTGCGCCTGGGCACTCGCCCGGCTGCTGCGCAGGCTGGAGGCCGACGCCGCCCGGCACGCCGTGACCGTCCACCGGCTGGAGACCGTCCCCGGGGAGCGGCCCGGCACCCACCGCTCCGCCCTGCTCCGGCTCGACGGCACCGGCGCCGAGGCGTTCGCCGCCGGCTGGACCGGCACCCTGTGCTGGCAGGCGCCCAGCGCCTACCGCGCCGGCGTCGGCCGGAAGAACTGGTACGTGCTGGCCCGACCGTACGAGCCGGACGCACCGACGACACCGTTCTCCGAGGCCGATGTGGAGGTGGTCCCCTGCCGCACCGGCGGGCCCGGCGGGCAGCACCGCAACAAGGCCAGCACGGCGGTACGCGCCACGCACCGACCGTCGGGTCTCGTCGTCGTGGTGGACACCGAGCGGCAGTTCAGCCTGAACCGGCGCCTGGCGGTGCAGCGGCTGCGGGAGCGGCTCGCCGACGGCGACGACGCGGCGCGGGCGGCGCTCGACAGCGCGCGCTGGCAGGTCCACGACGACCTGGTGCGCGGCGACCCGGTCCGGGTCGAGCGCCCCTGA
- a CDS encoding Gmad2 immunoglobulin-like domain-containing protein, with amino-acid sequence MNRAPAALLVTALLLAGCADDRSGTLGPAPTLPAPAAPATSTAAPAVTPVTSGTAAPGPVRTGPTPTGSTAASPAATHPAPRGSTPTGSTPTGSASTGSAPDGTVTVQLWLVRDGRLSPATRTRPQTPATSALALDELAAGPSAAEASAGLTSVVPEGVRMVRINDGTATVAAPPAFTDGPVATVRLRRAQVVWTLTQFPAVRRVDLGDGRAPTGRADYADLLPPIVVTGPSIGQQVGSPVTVTGTAQVFEATVSVRVLDRDGHVIGAGFTTATCGTGCRGDYRVAVRYRLAATGPGSVEAYEVSARDGSRINVVSVPVLLNASTA; translated from the coding sequence ATGAACCGGGCTCCCGCCGCGCTGCTGGTCACCGCGCTGCTGCTGGCCGGGTGCGCCGACGACCGGTCGGGCACGCTCGGGCCGGCGCCCACGCTGCCGGCACCGGCCGCACCCGCCACCTCGACCGCCGCACCGGCGGTCACCCCGGTCACCTCGGGCACCGCCGCGCCGGGACCGGTTCGGACCGGGCCGACTCCCACCGGCTCGACGGCGGCCAGCCCGGCTGCCACCCACCCGGCTCCCCGCGGCTCGACTCCTACCGGCTCGACTCCTACCGGCTCAGCTTCCACCGGGTCGGCTCCGGACGGCACCGTGACCGTGCAGCTGTGGTTGGTGCGCGACGGCCGGCTGTCGCCGGCCACGCGTACCCGACCGCAGACGCCGGCCACCTCCGCGCTGGCGCTGGACGAGCTGGCCGCCGGACCGTCGGCGGCCGAGGCGTCGGCCGGGCTCACCAGCGTGGTGCCCGAGGGCGTGCGGATGGTCCGGATCAACGACGGCACCGCCACCGTCGCCGCGCCGCCCGCCTTCACCGACGGGCCGGTCGCCACGGTACGGCTGCGGCGGGCGCAGGTGGTCTGGACGCTGACCCAGTTCCCGGCGGTGCGTCGGGTCGACCTCGGCGACGGCCGGGCCCCGACCGGCCGCGCCGACTACGCCGACCTGCTGCCGCCGATCGTGGTCACCGGCCCGTCGATCGGACAGCAGGTCGGCAGTCCGGTCACGGTCACCGGCACCGCGCAGGTCTTCGAGGCCACGGTGAGCGTCCGGGTCCTCGACCGCGACGGTCACGTGATCGGCGCCGGCTTCACCACCGCCACCTGCGGCACCGGCTGCCGCGGCGACTATCGGGTGGCCGTGCGCTACCGCCTGGCCGCGACCGGTCCGGGCAGCGTCGAGGCGTACGAGGTGTCGGCGCGGGACGGCTCCCGGATCAACGTGGTCTCGGTGCCCGTCCTGCTCAACGCCTCCACGGCCTGA
- a CDS encoding alpha/beta fold hydrolase, with the protein MIGHVSVGDGPHRVLALHGWFGSARGWGWLPELVDGERFTWAFLDYRGYGERMSVAGEHSIAEISADALALADSLGWDTFSVVGHSMGGSAAQRVLADAPDRVERLVGISPVPAGGVPFDLQSWALFDGAAGNPDNRRAIIDLTTGNRLGGHWLDQMVRFSLDQSTPEAFGAYLTAWARTDFTDEVKGNPVPALAVVGAHDPALGADTIRETWMRHYPNAALEVLAEAGHYAMYETPVRLVTVVEEFLGR; encoded by the coding sequence ATGATCGGTCACGTCAGCGTCGGTGACGGGCCACACCGGGTACTGGCCCTGCACGGCTGGTTCGGCTCGGCGCGCGGCTGGGGCTGGCTGCCAGAGCTGGTCGACGGCGAGCGTTTCACCTGGGCGTTCCTCGACTACCGGGGCTACGGCGAGCGGATGTCCGTCGCCGGCGAGCACAGCATCGCCGAGATCTCCGCGGACGCGCTGGCGCTCGCCGACTCCCTCGGCTGGGACACGTTCTCGGTGGTCGGGCACTCCATGGGTGGCAGCGCCGCCCAGCGGGTGCTCGCCGACGCCCCCGACCGGGTGGAACGCCTGGTCGGCATCAGTCCGGTGCCGGCCGGCGGCGTCCCCTTCGACCTGCAGAGCTGGGCGCTCTTCGACGGAGCGGCCGGCAACCCGGACAACCGGCGGGCGATCATCGACCTGACCACCGGCAACCGGCTCGGCGGGCACTGGCTGGACCAGATGGTCCGGTTCTCCCTCGACCAGTCCACCCCGGAGGCGTTCGGCGCGTACCTCACCGCCTGGGCGCGGACCGACTTCACCGACGAGGTGAAGGGCAATCCGGTGCCGGCACTGGCCGTGGTCGGCGCGCACGACCCGGCGTTGGGCGCGGACACCATCCGCGAGACGTGGATGCGGCACTATCCCAACGCCGCCCTGGAGGTGCTGGCCGAGGCCGGGCACTACGCGATGTACGAGACTCCGGTCCGGCTGGTCACGGTGGTCGAGGAGTTCCTCGGCCGGTGA
- a CDS encoding flavin reductase: MTTHHPIKPTWTCGGCAGEWPCQTRRRELRAEYDRTPVSLALYLAAQLVDAAHDLAHVPAGHLHHRFLGWTR, encoded by the coding sequence ATGACCACTCACCACCCGATCAAGCCGACCTGGACGTGCGGAGGTTGCGCGGGGGAGTGGCCCTGCCAGACCCGGCGGCGCGAGCTGCGAGCCGAGTACGACCGAACCCCGGTCTCCCTGGCCCTCTACCTCGCCGCCCAACTCGTCGACGCCGCCCACGACCTGGCCCACGTCCCCGCCGGCCACCTGCACCACCGATTCCTCGGCTGGACTCGATGA
- a CDS encoding response regulator transcription factor produces the protein MEGRVLVVEDDAAIREVTALGLRRAGFRVGTAADGRAALAAWRAGPVDLIVLDVMLPGLDGFEVCREIRRTSQVPILMLTARTDTIDVVVGLECGADDYLRKPFDLPELVARVRAVLRRATVPTEETALVVGRLEVDPARFIARRDDRDLPLTATEFRLLLELARHPGRLFTREVLLDRVWQHSHLGDTRLVDVAVQRLRAKVEDDPAHPVLIRTVRGAGYKLCP, from the coding sequence ATGGAGGGCCGCGTGCTGGTCGTCGAGGACGATGCCGCCATCCGGGAGGTGACCGCCCTCGGCCTGCGCCGGGCCGGTTTCCGGGTCGGCACCGCCGCCGACGGGCGGGCGGCGCTCGCCGCGTGGCGCGCCGGACCGGTCGACCTGATCGTGCTGGACGTGATGCTGCCCGGGCTCGACGGCTTCGAGGTCTGCCGGGAGATCCGCCGCACCAGTCAGGTGCCGATCCTGATGCTCACCGCCCGCACCGACACCATCGACGTGGTGGTCGGGCTGGAGTGCGGCGCCGACGACTACCTGCGCAAGCCGTTCGACCTGCCGGAGCTGGTGGCCCGGGTACGCGCCGTGCTGCGCCGAGCCACCGTCCCGACCGAGGAGACCGCCCTGGTGGTGGGGCGGCTGGAGGTGGACCCGGCCCGGTTCATCGCCCGCCGCGACGACCGTGACCTGCCGCTGACCGCCACCGAGTTCCGGCTGCTGCTGGAGCTGGCCCGCCACCCCGGCCGGCTGTTCACCCGGGAGGTGCTGCTGGACCGGGTGTGGCAGCACTCCCACCTGGGCGACACCCGGCTGGTGGACGTGGCGGTGCAGCGGCTGCGGGCCAAGGTCGAGGACGACCCCGCCCACCCGGTCCTGATCCGCACCGTCCGGGGCGCCGGCTACAAGCTGTGCCCGTGA
- a CDS encoding winged helix-turn-helix domain-containing protein — translation MVYSCCQPRGTTVPPRYRYEQIADDLAERIASREFPPGSKLPSRRELIEHYGVTEPVIDRAMQVLRIKGMTETLPGVGVFVAE, via the coding sequence GTGGTCTACTCGTGTTGCCAACCGAGGGGAACCACCGTGCCACCGCGTTACCGCTACGAGCAGATCGCCGACGACCTCGCCGAACGCATCGCGTCCCGCGAGTTCCCACCGGGCTCCAAGCTGCCCAGCCGACGGGAGTTGATCGAGCACTACGGCGTTACCGAGCCGGTGATCGACCGCGCCATGCAGGTGCTACGGATCAAGGGGATGACCGAGACCCTGCCTGGCGTGGGCGTTTTCGTCGCCGAATAG